A stretch of DNA from Desmospora activa DSM 45169:
TGTGTTCAATAAAGTGAGAAATACCATTGTTGTCTACCGCCTCATACCGGGATCCGGTTCCGACCCAAAGCCCTAAGGTTACGGATCGAACGTGTGGGATATGTTCCGCCACTACGCGCACCCCGTTTGGCAACGTGTGTTTATGTATCACCCGGCTTGTCCCCTTCCGGCCCACCATCGTTTTGTAAGTATTTTCCGCGAAGTATCCCCAATATATCAAAAGCCCGGAACGGACTCAACATGTTCCACTCGTTTGGATGAGAGAACCTCGTCCACAGTCCCCAGTTTTAATCCTTTTTCCTTGATCGTGCTTATGATTTTGGGTAAAGCGATCACCGTTCGATCGGTCGGATGCATCAAAACCAGCGATCCATTGCCGATCCCCTTTTTTACCCGATCCACCATCCATCCGGGAGACGAAGATTTTTTCCAATCTACCGTATCCACTGTCCACAATACGGTTTTCATGCCCAACTGATGCGCGATTGTTACTACTTGTTGATCGTAATCCCCTGCCGGTGGCGCAAAAAATTGCGAGCGAACGCCTAAGTCGCGGATCAGCGCTTCCGTTTTTTCAATCTCCCGCTTGATCTTAAACGCCTCCATCCCACTCATCAACGGGTGTGAGTAGGCATGGTTTCCCAATTGATGCCCCTGCTCCAACAATTGCAAAGCTTCTTTTGGGTGTTTTTTTAGCCAGGACCCGTCCAAAAAAAAGGTCGCCTTCACCCTTTCACGCTGTAAGATCTCCAACATTGTCGGCAAGTGTTCCGTTCCCCAGGCGACATTAATCATCAGCGCCGCCATCGGCTTCTGTTCATTGCCACGATAAATGGGTTGCGCTCCCAGATCAGAGAGCGACACCTTTGACGGTACCGTTTTGACAATCCAATGGCTGGGACGTTTCTCCCCTCGTTTTTTGGCCAATTGATAAGTCGCTTCCCGATCGATCGTAATGCCCTCGTAATCGGGAATTGCCTTCCAAATGGAGTCCAGGCGCGCATCACGGGGGGGTTCATCCCGTCTATCCGCTTCTTCCTCAATCCATTGTCGTAATTGATCCTGTTGAAATACCGGCTCCGCCTCACCTGCTTTTACCGCTGACACATATGCGCTAACCGATGGAATAAACAGAATCAGCCCAACCACCGGAACCGCCAACAATAACCACCGCATCTTCAATCTGTTCTCCATAGCTTACACCTCCCGTGATCATCACTAACTTATGCACGGGGGCAAACTCCTATACAAAGCACAAATACGGCATTAAAGCGCAAACAAAAAAGAGGCAGATCGCTCTGACTCTTTTTCTCGTCCGGAAAATAGCCGGAAGAAAAATCAGCTGTTATCCTGCAAAACCGCCTTGCGGGACAGGTTGATCCGGCCTTGGTTGTCAATCTCAGTCACTTTGACCAGGATGCTGTCTCCCAGATTAACCACATCCGTCACCTTGTTGACCCGGTTTTGATCCAGCTGGGAGATGTGTACCAACCCTTCCTTACCGGGTAGGACCTCCACAAACGCTCCATACTTCTCCACCCGTTTCACGGTGCCGGTGTAAGTTTCTCCCACCATCACTTCCCGCACCAGATCCTCGATAATCTGTTTCGCTTTTTTGTTTTGGGCGGGGTCGGTTGAAGCGATATAAACGCGTCCATCCTGTTCAATATCGATTTTAACCCCGGTCTCATCGATGATCTTATTGATCATACGGCCACTAGGCCCGATCACATCGCGAATCTTGTCGGGATGAATGCGTAAGGTGAGAATTTTAGGTGCATACGGGGAAAGTTCCTGACGCGGTTCAGGTATAGCCGCCTGCATGTTCTCCAGCAGTTGTAAGCGCGCACGATGGGCTTGTGCCAACGCCTCTTCCAGTACACCACGATCAATTTCCTCAATTTTGATGTCCATCTGTAAAGCGGTAACCCCTTTGGGTGTGCCTGCCACTTTAAAATCCATATCACCCAAGTGGTCTTCCATCCCCTGGATATCCGTGAGCACCGTCACTTGGTCCCCTTCTTTCACCAACCCCATCGCAATTCCGGCAACGGGAGAATGAATTGGGACACCAGCATCCATCAAGGCCAGTGTGGAAGCGCAGATACTGGCTTGTGAAGTAGAACCGTTGGATTCCAACACTTCCGATACCAGGCGAATCGTATAAGGGAACTCGTCCTCTGACGGAATGATCGGCTCCAATGCCCGCTCGCCCAACGCGCCGTGCCCCACTTCACGCCGACCCGGTGCCCGCAGAGGCCGCGCTTCTCCCACGCTGAAGGGAGGGAAATTGTAATGGTGCATAAAGCGCTTCGATTCTTCTAAGTCCAACCCATCCAAAATCTGTACATCTCCCAGCGCTCCCAATGTGCAGACGGTGAGCACTTGTGTCTGTCCACGCCGGAACAGACCGGAACCGTGGGTACGGGGCAAAATCCCTACCTCACTGGACAAAGGGCGAATCTCCTCAGGAGAACGACCGTCGGGACGCTTCTTCTCTACCAAGATCATGCGGCGAACCTCTTCCTTCAGCACCGCATCCAACACTTCCTGAATACCCTTCTGCTGCTCTCCTTCCGGGTACGCTTCCGCCAACTGTTCCAAAACCTCTTCTTTTACGCGGTCAATCGCTTCTTGGCGGGCGTGTTTCTCCAACACCTGCGCCGCTTCCACCATGGGTACGACCGCCAGCTCCCGTACCCGTTGGTCCAATTCAGGATCGATCGCGTGTAGTTGCGGCTCAATTTTCTCCGCCCCGATCTCCGCCACAATCTTCTCTTGGAAAGCGACCATTTCCTTGATCGCTTCGTGTCCCAACAGAATCGCTTCCAACATGATATCTTCGGGGATTTCCTCTGCTCCCGCCTCTACCATGTTGACACCGTGTTTGGTACCGGCGACCACCAGATGAAGATCGCTTTTTTCCATCTGCTCCACCGTCGGATTGATCACCAATTGCCCGTCGATCCGGCCTACGATTACACCGGAGATCGGACCGGCAAAAGGAATGTCGGAGATGGACAGAGCCACTGAAGCACCAATCATCGCTGCAATCTCGGTTGAGCAATCCTGGTCGACAGACATCACTGTCGTCACAACCTGCACTTCGTTACGAAAACCATCGGGAAACAAGGGACGAATCGGTCGGTCGATTAGCCGACTGGCTAAAATCGCTTTTTCACTGGGCCGCCCTTCCCGCTTGATAAATCCACCTGGGATTTTTCCAACGGCATACAGTCGCTCTTCATAGTTAACCGTCAACGGAAAAAAGGGTAAATCCTTCGGCTCTTTGGAGGCAGTCGCCGTCGCCAATACAGCCGTTTCGCCGTAACGAACCATGACGGCACCGTTAGCTTGCTTGGCGTACTTGCCGATCTCCAAGGTTAGTTTGCGGCCGGCCAACGCCGTTTCATAAATGGTCGATTCCATCGTCGCTGTTTTTCCTCCTCTCGTAAAAGGCACATGAACACTTCTCTACCACTCCAGTATTTCCTTCCTCCGCATCATTACAACCCCATTGAAGCAACAGGTTGAAAAATATGTAGAGCGCTTCCGGTTTCTACTGAAAAAAGCGGGGATATCCCCGCTTTGTTCGTGTTACCGGCGCAAACCCAATTTTCCGATCAATGACCGGTACCGCGCGATATCGTTCTTCTTCAGGTAGTTGAGAAGATTACGGCGTTGTCCGACCATCTTGAGTAGTCCGCGGCGGGAGTGGTGATCTTTCTTGTGCTCACGCAAATGTTCGTTTAACTCGTTGATCCGCGTGGTCAAGATTGCGATCTGCACTTCCGGAGACCCGGTATCATTCTCATGAGTCTTAAACTCATTAATGATCTCCTGCTTCTTTTCCAGGGAAAGGCCCATGACGTTCACCTCCTATTTTTGAAAACCCCCGTAGCCCAGGCAATCGCCGAGGCTGTCGATTCTCCGAGCCAGGGTTGAGCGGGTTTCCCCGCCTATCAAAGGGGACCGCGATAGTAGGCGGCCCCTTTGATTCCCAAACAGTATAGCATAACTTTCATGAAGAAGTAAATGAGGACTCTCCTCTCCCTGATAGCCACGCCCGGGCATTTCTCTCATCGCTGCGAAGCTGATCAACCAATGCCTCAACCGATGCAAATCGTTCCTCCCCGCGCAAGCGATGGAGAAATACAGCCGTTAACTCCTCCCCATACAAATCCCCGGAGAAATCAAACAGATGAGCTTCTAATCGCAAAGAGGGGTTATCTTTGGCAAAAGTGGGGCGAAACCCTACATTCATCATGCCGGGAAACGAGGATTCCCCCCGATATACTTCTATCACATAGACACCGGTAGCCGGAATTCGATAAGGCTCCTTCACGGATAAATTGGCGGTAGGATAACCGATGGTTCGCCCCCGTTGATCACCGGGAATCACATGTCCCCGTAGCCCGTAGGGGCGCCCCAAAATGGAAATCGCTTTTTCCACCTCTCCTTGATCCAGATAGGTGCGAAGGCGACTGCTGGAAACCGGCTGGCCATCCCAATCGACCGGACCCACTACCTCTACTTGGATACGCCCTTGTCCCAGAAGAGAAAGGTCTTCCGGCTTCCCTTCGGCTCCACGTCCAAAGTTGAAATTATAACCAACAGAGACGCTGTTCACACCCAGCGGAAGCAACACATCCTGTACAAACGCTTCCTTGCTCAAGGCGGCAAACGCACGGTTAAACTGCATCACATAGACCCGCTCCACACCCAGACGTTGAAACTGATCCAACTTTTCCGGAAGTGGTGTCAGATACTGATTGATCCCATTTTTTTTGCCTAAAACTTCGCGGGGATGGGGGTCAAAAGTCATCACTGCCGCAGTCGCTTGCGACGCCTTTGCAACGTCTACCGCCTGTTTGATTACCGCTTGATGCCCGAGGTGAACCCCGTCAAAGTAACCGATCGCCATAGACAATGGGGTATCGGGAGTTGGAATGTGTCGATAGTTTAGTTGGATCGTTTCCATCGGTTTCACCTGACCCGAAAAACTTTTTCCGGTTTAAGGACCGGTTGATCTTCCATCAAGCGATACAATGCATGACAGTTCCCGTCTTCCGTCAAGATGCGAAAGCGGGTGCCGGGTTTTGCGTCGGTTGGCTCACCGTTCCAAGGAAGAGGGACGCCGTTTTCTACCCGTTTTTGCTCGTCATCAGTGATCGTGACTGCAGGAAGATGGGACAAGGCTTCACCAACACTTACCAATACCTGATTCCAATCCCCCCGCTGCGCCACTTCCTCCAATGATTCCAGTGACCAGGCATCCTGTAACGAAAAGGGGCCGCTCTGTACTCGCACCAGTGCCGACATATGTGCAGGCGCTCCCAATGCTCGTCCAATATCGACACAGAGGGTACGGATATAGGTTCCTTTGGAACACCAGACATCCAGGTCAAGGCGCGGTCGAGGGCCCGGTTCAAACCCGACGCGGGTCAACCGATGGATCACCACTTCCCGCGAAGGGCGCTCCACCTCTTTTCCCTCTCTCGCCCATTCATACAGCCGTTTGCCGTCAATCTTGACAGCGGAGTACATCGGAGGTGTTTGCCGGATCACTCCTTCAAATCGGCGCAACACCTCGTCCACCTGGTTGATATCGAGAGGGGACACTTCCGCCTCTTCAATCACGCGCCCGGTCTGATCCTGGGTATCTGTCGCCATGCCCAATACCAATGAACCACGGTATCGCTTAGGCATCTCCTGCACGATCTCTACAATCCGGGTCGCCTGCCCCAGACAGAGGGGAAGCACCCCTGTCACTTCCGGATCAAGCGTGCCTGTATGACCGATCTTTTTTTGACGGGTAAGACGCCGCACACGGGAAACTACATCGTGAGAAGTCATGCCGCTTGGCTTTGCCACCGGCAAAACGCCATGCAACATCACTCCCTCCCTCCCTCTAAACAGGCATTCACCCGTTCCAACATCATCGGCTCCACTTCTTCGCGGCTTCCCGTCAAGGTGCATCCCGCAGCACGAGCATGGCCGCCTCCGCCGAAGGAATGAGCCAGCTCAGCCACATCGACGATTTCTCTGGAACGAAGGCTTACCTTCACCTTATCGCCTTCCGTTTCCCGAAATAACAACCCGACATCGACTCCGATCACATTGCGGGCATAGTTGACAATGCCGTCCAGATCGTCCTCTTCCGCCCCGGATTCTTGAAAATCGAGCCGAGTCAACCAGATCCAGCCGACGCGGCCGTCAGCGGTAAAGCGAAGGTTGGACAATCCCCGCTGCAGCAAGGCCAACTGACCCCGGCTCATCGTTTCGATCACCCGATCCGCTACTTCCCCTGCGTTCACACCGTGACGCAAGAGAGAAGCCGCCATCTCCATCACCTCTGGCGTCGTGTTGGAGTAGCGAAATCCGCCTGTATCCGTCAGCAAGCCCGTGTACAAAGCAAGCGCCAAGGAAGACGAAAAGGGTATATCCATCACTTTTGCTACCGTATAGAGAATTTGGGCCGTTGCCGCCGCATCCTCCACCACCAGATTAACCGTGCCAAAGCGATCATTGGTGGGATGGTGATCAATATTTAACAACGGGATATCTGCGGGGATATACTCCCACACCACTCCCATTCGTTCCCGATCGGCCACATCAACGGCAACAACGCCATCAAAAGAGCATCCATCCAACTCCGTCGGCGGCAGAATCCTATCGCAGCCGGGCAAGAATTGAAATTTAGGTGGGATCGGCGATTCATTGGTTAAGACGACTTCTTTGCCTAGATGCTCCAACATCGCCTTAACGGCCAATGTGGAACCGATGGCATCTCCGTCGGGGTGAAGATGGGAGACAACGAGATAGCGCTCTTTCTCCCGCAGAAACGATGACGTCTGAAGCCAGACGTCACTGTGGTCCCCGGCCATCCCGGTTCACTTCCTTCAGCAGCTTTGAAATATGCTGACCGTGTTCAATCGACTCATCAAACTTAAAAATTAACTCCGGTGTATGGCGCAATTGAACGCGTCTGCCGATCTCCGTACGCAAAAAACCTTTTGCCTTCTCTAATCCCGCTAAGGTTTGTTCACGCTGATCGGACCCACCCAGCACACTGATAAATACCTTTGCTTGTTGCAAATCCCCGCTCATCTCTACAGCCGTTACTGTGACAAATCCGATTCGGGGATCTTTCATCTCCTGTTGCAGCACTTGACTCAACACTTTTTTTACCTGTTCGCCGACACGACTCGCACGTATGCGTGCCATCGCCGATACCTCCTACTCGCCTTCCATCCACCCATCACAGATACGTGATTTCGGCGTCGATTATTTCCAGCCCTTCCACCTCTTCCAACAGGCGCAGAGCGGTATTTAATTCTTTTTCCACTAATACACGGGAGCTGCTGACGGCCGCAACCGCCAACTGCGCCCACTGTCGATCATCCTGTTCGCCTACCTCTGCGGCGGATAAACCTAATCGCTGCCGCACGCGGGCAAGTCCACTTTTGACGGCTCTCCGCTTATCTTTGAGCGAAGTGGAACCCATCATACGGCAGCGGCACTCCAACAGGCCGACAACCGCCGCCATCAGCGCTCCACTTCTTCCAGGATAAACACTTCGATGACGTCGCCTTCTTTGATGTCGTTATATCCTTTCAGCGTCAAGCCACATTCATAGCCCTGGGCTACTTCTTTGGCATCGTCCTTAAACCGTTTCAGTGTATCGAGATCCCCTTCGTGAATCACGACACCGTCCCGGATCAGCTGGGCTTTGCCGTCACGCACGATTTTTCCTTCCGTCACATAACAACCGGCGATCGTTCCCACTTTGGAAACCTTAAAGGTTTGTCGAACCTCAGCCCGACCCACCATCTGCTCCCGAAAGATGGGGTCCAGCATTCCTTTCATCGCCGACTCAATCTCTTCGATCGCGTTGTAGATCACCCGATGCAGGCGAATATCCACTTTTTCCTGCTCTGCCGTGGCACGGGCATTGGGTTCCGGGCGTACGTTGAAACCGACGATGATGGCATTGGATGCTGAAGCCAAAATAACGTCAGATTCGGTAATCGCCCCGGCACCGGAGTGGACGATGTTGACGCGAACCCCTTCGATCTCGATCTTTTCAAAAGAACCGCGCAACGCTTCCGCTGAACCTTGCACATCCGCTTTAATGATAATATTGAGGTCTTTTACCTCTCCCTCACTAATCTGCTTATACAAATCATCGAGGGTGACGCGGCTGCTGGCTCCCCATTCCTCTTGCCGTTTCTTCTCATTCCGTTTGTCGGCGATCTCCCGGGCTTTCTTTTCATCCGTAAACACTAAAAAGGGATCGCCTGCCTCCGGAACATCGGATAAACCTAAAATCTCGATCGGTGTGGAGGGGCCAGCCGATTTCACCCGTTTGCCGCGATCATTGACCATCGCCCGGATTTTACCGAAATAGTTGCCAGCCACGATCGCATCGCCCACATGTAGGGTTCCGTTTTGTACCAGAATGGTAGCGACGGCGCCACGACCTTTATCCAACTCAGCCTCAATCACAATTCCTCGTGCCCGTTTATTCGGGTTGGCTTTATATTCCTGCACTTCAGCCACCAGCAAAACCATCTCTAACAGCTCTTCAATGCCTTCTCCATTAACCGCGGACACGGGTACAAAAATAGTCTCGCCGCCCCATTCCTCCGGTATCAAACCGTGTTCGGTCAGTTGTTGTTTCACCCGATCGGGGTTGGCCTCCGGTTTATCCATTTTATTGACCGCCACAATAATGGGCACATTGGCCGCTTTGGCGTGATTGATGGCCTCAATCGTCTGCGGCATCACACCGTCATCAGCAGCTACCACCAGAATCGTGATATCCGTCACTTCGGCACCACGGGCCCGCATCGTCGTAAAGGCCGCGTGTCCCGGCGTATCCAGGAACGTGATCTTTTTATCGTTGGCTTCCGCTTGGTAAGCACCGATATGCTGGGTAATTCCGCCCGCTTCACCAGCCGTCACTTTTGTATGGCGGATCGTATCAAGCAAAGTAGTTTTACCGTGGTCGACATGCCCCATAATGGTAACCACAGGTGAACGCTCTTGTAGATCTTCAGGAGCGTCTTCTTCCACTTGCTCTTCAAACGCCGATTCATCGATAATCTCTTTGTAATTGACCTTTGCACCAAACTCTCCAGCGACCAATTGAATCGTGTCTACATCAATCTCTTGGTTGATGGTGGCCATGGTGCCTAATCCCATCAGCTTTTTAATCACTTCGGATGCTTCGCGTCGCAAGAGTTTAGCCAGATCCCCGACAGACATCGGGCCGGATACTTCAATCTCCGTTGGCAATACTGGTGCCTGCTTAGGCGCTTGACTACCCCGTCCGCCCCGACGGCCGCCGCGACGGTCACGACCGCCTTTTTTACCGCGAAAATTTCCGCCACCCTTGTTGGCGTTTTTATGTTGGCTTTTCCCCTGGTTTTGTCGGTTTGGCCCTTGACCCTGCCGGTTTCCCTGACCTTGGCCTTGACGATTCCCCTGACCTTGGCCTTGCCGGTTTCCCTGGCCTTGTCTCTGCGGCTTTCTATCCTGCTGTTTTGTCTCTGTTGCTTCTGCTTTGGTATTCGTTTTCTCCGCCCCCTGCTTTACGTCTTTAAAAAATTTCTCTACTCGTTTTACCATATCGTCAGTCATCACGCTCATATGATTATTGACCGCGATATCCATCCGTTTCAAGATGGTTAAAACTTCTTTGCTACTCATATTCATTTGTTTAGCGTATTCATATACGCGAACTTTCGACAAATCGCTCACCTCCATCAATGACTGGAAACCCGATCCCGAATCGTACGGGCAAAGCCCGGGTCGGTAACGGCGATCACCACCCGCTCCGCTTTACCGAGGGCGTGGCCCAATTGTTGCCTTGAT
This window harbors:
- a CDS encoding bifunctional riboflavin kinase/FAD synthetase — translated: METIQLNYRHIPTPDTPLSMAIGYFDGVHLGHQAVIKQAVDVAKASQATAAVMTFDPHPREVLGKKNGINQYLTPLPEKLDQFQRLGVERVYVMQFNRAFAALSKEAFVQDVLLPLGVNSVSVGYNFNFGRGAEGKPEDLSLLGQGRIQVEVVGPVDWDGQPVSSSRLRTYLDQGEVEKAISILGRPYGLRGHVIPGDQRGRTIGYPTANLSVKEPYRIPATGVYVIEVYRGESSFPGMMNVGFRPTFAKDNPSLRLEAHLFDFSGDLYGEELTAVFLHRLRGEERFASVEALVDQLRSDERNARAWLSGRGESSFTSS
- a CDS encoding DUF503 domain-containing protein; amino-acid sequence: MAAVVGLLECRCRMMGSTSLKDKRRAVKSGLARVRQRLGLSAAEVGEQDDRQWAQLAVAAVSSSRVLVEKELNTALRLLEEVEGLEIIDAEITYL
- the pnp gene encoding polyribonucleotide nucleotidyltransferase; translation: MESTIYETALAGRKLTLEIGKYAKQANGAVMVRYGETAVLATATASKEPKDLPFFPLTVNYEERLYAVGKIPGGFIKREGRPSEKAILASRLIDRPIRPLFPDGFRNEVQVVTTVMSVDQDCSTEIAAMIGASVALSISDIPFAGPISGVIVGRIDGQLVINPTVEQMEKSDLHLVVAGTKHGVNMVEAGAEEIPEDIMLEAILLGHEAIKEMVAFQEKIVAEIGAEKIEPQLHAIDPELDQRVRELAVVPMVEAAQVLEKHARQEAIDRVKEEVLEQLAEAYPEGEQQKGIQEVLDAVLKEEVRRMILVEKKRPDGRSPEEIRPLSSEVGILPRTHGSGLFRRGQTQVLTVCTLGALGDVQILDGLDLEESKRFMHHYNFPPFSVGEARPLRAPGRREVGHGALGERALEPIIPSEDEFPYTIRLVSEVLESNGSTSQASICASTLALMDAGVPIHSPVAGIAMGLVKEGDQVTVLTDIQGMEDHLGDMDFKVAGTPKGVTALQMDIKIEEIDRGVLEEALAQAHRARLQLLENMQAAIPEPRQELSPYAPKILTLRIHPDKIRDVIGPSGRMINKIIDETGVKIDIEQDGRVYIASTDPAQNKKAKQIIEDLVREVMVGETYTGTVKRVEKYGAFVEVLPGKEGLVHISQLDQNRVNKVTDVVNLGDSILVKVTEIDNQGRINLSRKAVLQDNS
- a CDS encoding DHH family phosphoesterase produces the protein MAGDHSDVWLQTSSFLREKERYLVVSHLHPDGDAIGSTLAVKAMLEHLGKEVVLTNESPIPPKFQFLPGCDRILPPTELDGCSFDGVVAVDVADRERMGVVWEYIPADIPLLNIDHHPTNDRFGTVNLVVEDAAATAQILYTVAKVMDIPFSSSLALALYTGLLTDTGGFRYSNTTPEVMEMAASLLRHGVNAGEVADRVIETMSRGQLALLQRGLSNLRFTADGRVGWIWLTRLDFQESGAEEDDLDGIVNYARNVIGVDVGLLFRETEGDKVKVSLRSREIVDVAELAHSFGGGGHARAAGCTLTGSREEVEPMMLERVNACLEGGRE
- the rbfA gene encoding 30S ribosome-binding factor RbfA gives rise to the protein MARIRASRVGEQVKKVLSQVLQQEMKDPRIGFVTVTAVEMSGDLQQAKVFISVLGGSDQREQTLAGLEKAKGFLRTEIGRRVQLRHTPELIFKFDESIEHGQHISKLLKEVNRDGRGPQ
- the infB gene encoding translation initiation factor IF-2; its protein translation is MEVSDLSKVRVYEYAKQMNMSSKEVLTILKRMDIAVNNHMSVMTDDMVKRVEKFFKDVKQGAEKTNTKAEATETKQQDRKPQRQGQGNRQGQGQGNRQGQGQGNRQGQGPNRQNQGKSQHKNANKGGGNFRGKKGGRDRRGGRRGGRGSQAPKQAPVLPTEIEVSGPMSVGDLAKLLRREASEVIKKLMGLGTMATINQEIDVDTIQLVAGEFGAKVNYKEIIDESAFEEQVEEDAPEDLQERSPVVTIMGHVDHGKTTLLDTIRHTKVTAGEAGGITQHIGAYQAEANDKKITFLDTPGHAAFTTMRARGAEVTDITILVVAADDGVMPQTIEAINHAKAANVPIIVAVNKMDKPEANPDRVKQQLTEHGLIPEEWGGETIFVPVSAVNGEGIEELLEMVLLVAEVQEYKANPNKRARGIVIEAELDKGRGAVATILVQNGTLHVGDAIVAGNYFGKIRAMVNDRGKRVKSAGPSTPIEILGLSDVPEAGDPFLVFTDEKKAREIADKRNEKKRQEEWGASSRVTLDDLYKQISEGEVKDLNIIIKADVQGSAEALRGSFEKIEIEGVRVNIVHSGAGAITESDVILASASNAIIVGFNVRPEPNARATAEQEKVDIRLHRVIYNAIEEIESAMKGMLDPIFREQMVGRAEVRQTFKVSKVGTIAGCYVTEGKIVRDGKAQLIRDGVVIHEGDLDTLKRFKDDAKEVAQGYECGLTLKGYNDIKEGDVIEVFILEEVER
- the rpsO gene encoding 30S ribosomal protein S15, which produces MGLSLEKKQEIINEFKTHENDTGSPEVQIAILTTRINELNEHLREHKKDHHSRRGLLKMVGQRRNLLNYLKKNDIARYRSLIGKLGLRR
- the truB gene encoding tRNA pseudouridine(55) synthase TruB yields the protein MLHGVLPVAKPSGMTSHDVVSRVRRLTRQKKIGHTGTLDPEVTGVLPLCLGQATRIVEIVQEMPKRYRGSLVLGMATDTQDQTGRVIEEAEVSPLDINQVDEVLRRFEGVIRQTPPMYSAVKIDGKRLYEWAREGKEVERPSREVVIHRLTRVGFEPGPRPRLDLDVWCSKGTYIRTLCVDIGRALGAPAHMSALVRVQSGPFSLQDAWSLESLEEVAQRGDWNQVLVSVGEALSHLPAVTITDDEQKRVENGVPLPWNGEPTDAKPGTRFRILTEDGNCHALYRLMEDQPVLKPEKVFRVR
- a CDS encoding polysaccharide deacetylase family protein, which codes for MENRLKMRWLLLAVPVVGLILFIPSVSAYVSAVKAGEAEPVFQQDQLRQWIEEEADRRDEPPRDARLDSIWKAIPDYEGITIDREATYQLAKKRGEKRPSHWIVKTVPSKVSLSDLGAQPIYRGNEQKPMAALMINVAWGTEHLPTMLEILQRERVKATFFLDGSWLKKHPKEALQLLEQGHQLGNHAYSHPLMSGMEAFKIKREIEKTEALIRDLGVRSQFFAPPAGDYDQQVVTIAHQLGMKTVLWTVDTVDWKKSSSPGWMVDRVKKGIGNGSLVLMHPTDRTVIALPKIISTIKEKGLKLGTVDEVLSSKRVEHVESVPGF